In a single window of the Acetivibrio cellulolyticus CD2 genome:
- the feoB gene encoding ferrous iron transport protein B, producing MVKTNLIDKEIVLAIAGNPNCGKTVLFNALTGARQHVGNWPGVTVEKKEGSFNFKNRSITVVDLPGTYSLGAYSEDEAVARDYILFERPDVVLNVIDSTNIERNLYLTCQLLEMDANVVLALNMYDEALSKKIHIDIKHISSILGVPIVTTVATKGEGIDEMLSQVLKSSHENSYKPICINYGKDIEEAINLLQVEIEKESEFAGINNPRWMAIKFLEGDETVKKIIEKSKVYENLSKHRNDLVKKIEAIWGDDIESIFAEKRYGYINGVIKESVKRHMSFEERQSITDRIDMIVTNRYLAIPIFLIVMWAIFQFTFTLGNPIADGIETIFSWLGSAVKLLLDNSGAPQLLNSLVVDGIISGVGSVIMFMPNILLLFFAISILEDSGYMARAAYITDRFMHTLGLHGKSFIPMIVGFGCNVPGILATRTLENKRDRLVTILINPLMSCSARLPVYIMFTGAFFTANQGLIIFALYLLGIVLAIAMGVLFKKLVFKGETSHFIMELPPYRMPTLKSTFIHMWDRGSSFIKKAGTLIVAVVVLVWVLSSLPAGVEYASRDSLLGHLGSFIAPILKPAGFGTWEASVALLFGVVAKEVVVGTLGVVYGVNDEGLTSAIAKAWTPLSALSFMVMTLIYIPCVATIGAIKRETNSWGWTAFAIGYSLVLGWVMAVIVFQVGRLLGYS from the coding sequence ATGGTAAAAACAAATTTAATAGATAAAGAAATAGTACTAGCTATTGCCGGAAATCCCAATTGTGGCAAAACAGTGCTCTTTAATGCTCTTACAGGGGCAAGGCAGCATGTTGGAAATTGGCCGGGAGTGACGGTGGAGAAAAAGGAAGGCAGCTTCAATTTTAAGAATAGATCCATTACTGTGGTTGATCTTCCGGGAACATATAGCCTTGGAGCGTATTCAGAGGATGAAGCTGTTGCCAGAGATTATATACTTTTTGAGAGGCCTGATGTAGTTCTTAATGTAATTGACTCAACAAACATTGAGAGAAATCTGTATCTCACATGCCAACTGTTGGAGATGGATGCCAATGTAGTACTGGCATTGAATATGTATGATGAGGCTTTATCAAAAAAAATTCACATAGACATAAAGCACATTTCATCCATCCTTGGAGTTCCAATAGTTACTACAGTTGCAACAAAGGGGGAAGGAATTGATGAAATGTTAAGTCAGGTACTGAAATCTTCCCATGAGAATTCGTACAAACCAATTTGTATTAATTACGGAAAAGATATTGAAGAGGCTATAAACTTGTTACAGGTTGAAATAGAGAAGGAATCAGAGTTTGCAGGAATAAATAACCCAAGGTGGATGGCAATAAAATTTCTTGAAGGTGATGAAACTGTAAAAAAAATTATTGAGAAAAGCAAAGTTTACGAAAATTTGAGCAAGCATCGAAATGATTTGGTTAAAAAAATTGAAGCAATCTGGGGAGATGATATCGAATCGATTTTTGCCGAAAAGAGGTATGGTTACATTAACGGAGTGATTAAGGAATCGGTGAAGAGGCATATGTCTTTTGAGGAAAGACAGTCAATAACGGACAGAATAGATATGATAGTAACAAATCGTTATCTCGCAATACCTATTTTCCTTATTGTAATGTGGGCAATTTTTCAGTTTACATTTACCCTTGGGAATCCTATTGCAGATGGTATAGAGACTATATTTAGCTGGTTGGGCAGTGCTGTGAAGCTTTTGCTGGATAATTCGGGTGCACCGCAATTATTGAATTCTCTTGTTGTAGACGGCATAATTAGTGGAGTCGGCTCTGTCATTATGTTCATGCCGAATATTTTACTGCTTTTCTTTGCTATATCCATACTTGAAGATAGCGGATATATGGCAAGGGCGGCTTATATAACAGACCGCTTCATGCATACACTTGGACTTCACGGAAAATCCTTTATACCTATGATTGTAGGTTTCGGATGTAATGTTCCGGGAATTCTTGCAACCAGAACTCTTGAGAATAAAAGGGACCGTCTTGTTACAATACTTATAAATCCGTTGATGTCATGCTCTGCCAGGCTTCCGGTATATATAATGTTTACAGGAGCGTTTTTCACTGCAAATCAAGGATTAATTATTTTCGCACTATATCTTTTGGGAATTGTGCTTGCGATAGCAATGGGAGTTCTTTTTAAGAAGTTGGTATTTAAAGGCGAAACCTCTCATTTTATCATGGAATTGCCACCATACAGGATGCCTACCCTTAAGAGTACATTTATTCATATGTGGGATAGGGGAAGTTCGTTTATCAAAAAAGCAGGAACACTTATTGTTGCGGTTGTTGTACTTGTATGGGTGCTTTCAAGTTTACCGGCAGGTGTAGAATATGCAAGCCGTGATAGTTTACTCGGACATTTAGGGTCTTTCATTGCACCAATTTTAAAACCTGCAGGTTTTGGAACTTGGGAAGCTTCTGTTGCATTGTTATTTGGGGTAGTTGCAAAAGAGGTTGTAGTTGGTACTTTGGGAGTTGTTTATGGTGTTAATGACGAAGGACTCACATCGGCAATTGCAAAAGCATGGACTCCGCTTTCAGCTCTATCGTTCATGGTTATGACGCTGATATATATCCCATGTGTTGCGACAATAGGAGCTATAAAACGTGAAACTAATTCGTGGGGATGGACTGCTTTCGCAATAGGCTATAGCCTTGTTCTTGGATGGGTGATGGCAGTAATTGTTTTTCAGGTAGGAAGACTATTGGGATATTCTTAG
- the metA gene encoding homoserine O-acetyltransferase MetA — translation MPIKIPYSLPAKETLTNENIFVMDEHRAAHQDVRPLKIAILNLMPTKITTETQILRLIGNTPIQVEIELLHPKTHISKNTSGEHLTKFYKTFDEVKHEKFDGLIITGAPVEHMEFEEVNYWQELKKIMEWSVSNVYSTFHICWGAQAGLYYHYGIKKYPLREKMFGVFEHRVCKPNTMLLRGFDDFFLAPHSRNTEIRTEDVLKVSELDILSDSQDAGIYVIKTDGGRQIFVTGHSEYDPCTLKSEYDRDISRGLEIKVPKNYFPDDDPNKPPIVKWRGHANLLFSNWLNYYVYQETPFDLDQIK, via the coding sequence ATGCCAATAAAAATACCATATAGTTTACCAGCAAAAGAAACGTTGACAAACGAGAATATATTTGTAATGGATGAACATAGAGCAGCACATCAGGATGTGAGGCCGTTAAAAATTGCCATACTGAATTTAATGCCAACAAAAATCACTACAGAAACACAGATTCTGCGTTTGATTGGAAATACACCAATTCAGGTAGAAATTGAGCTTTTACACCCAAAAACCCATATATCAAAGAATACTTCAGGGGAGCACCTGACAAAGTTCTATAAGACCTTTGATGAAGTAAAACATGAGAAATTTGACGGACTTATTATAACTGGCGCACCTGTAGAACATATGGAATTTGAAGAAGTGAATTACTGGCAAGAGCTTAAAAAAATAATGGAGTGGAGTGTTAGCAATGTGTATTCTACCTTCCATATTTGCTGGGGAGCTCAGGCAGGGTTGTACTACCATTATGGCATTAAAAAATATCCTCTTAGGGAAAAAATGTTTGGTGTTTTTGAACATCGGGTTTGTAAGCCTAACACGATGCTGTTAAGAGGGTTTGACGATTTTTTCTTAGCTCCGCATTCAAGAAACACAGAAATAAGGACAGAAGATGTTTTAAAGGTCAGTGAGCTTGATATCCTTTCAGATTCACAAGATGCGGGCATATATGTTATTAAGACGGATGGGGGCAGACAGATTTTTGTGACCGGTCATTCCGAATACGATCCATGCACATTGAAATCAGAGTATGACAGAGATATTTCGAGGGGTCTTGAAATCAAGGTTCCAAAGAATTATTTCCCAGATGACGATCCGAACAAGCCTCCGATAGTAAAATGGAGAGGTCATGCCAATTTGCTTTTTTCGAATTGGCTGAACTATTATGTATATCAGGAAACACCATTTGATTTAGACCAGATAAAATAA
- a CDS encoding RrF2 family transcriptional regulator: protein MKISTKGRYGLEAIVDLAIHSAEGHVNLKSISERCGMSEAYILQIFLILRRAGIVDSIRGAQGGYVLAKEPSEITVGDVLTALEGPLAPVACVVTEAEHTCERYGSCATRGFWESIMSALNDVANSITIADLVECYNESAFQSNEIEYYI, encoded by the coding sequence TTGAAAATTTCTACAAAAGGCAGATACGGATTGGAAGCAATAGTTGACCTTGCAATCCATTCAGCTGAAGGACATGTGAATTTAAAAAGCATATCCGAAAGGTGCGGAATGTCAGAAGCATATATATTACAGATTTTTTTAATACTGAGACGTGCGGGGATTGTTGACAGTATAAGGGGAGCTCAGGGGGGATATGTTCTTGCCAAAGAACCCTCGGAAATAACTGTAGGTGATGTTTTGACAGCGCTTGAAGGCCCTTTGGCGCCAGTGGCTTGTGTTGTTACGGAAGCAGAGCACACTTGTGAAAGATACGGAAGTTGTGCAACGCGAGGTTTTTGGGAAAGCATTATGAGTGCTTTGAATGATGTTGCAAACTCCATTACAATTGCAGACTTGGTAGAGTGTTATAATGAGAGTGCTTTTCAAAGCAACGAAATAGAGTATTATATTTAG
- the pdxR gene encoding MocR-like pyridoxine biosynthesis transcription factor PdxR has protein sequence MLTYSFASLGSDSLYQHLYKCIKNDILQGVLAPGGKIPSKRSFAKNLNISTITIENAYAQLMAEGYIYSIPKKGYFVSDITNSISPKAELNSENIIAAANQSEYFADFLSNRTNHANFPFSIWAKIMREIISEESEALMTNPPCGGIIELRQAISDYLHEFRGMNVSPNQIIIGAGTEYLYGLLIQLLGHDKKFGVEDPGYKKIAQIYSSNSVKCHFIPLDENGISIPALEESLADIVHISPSHHYPTGIITPISRRYELLGWASKSESRYIIEDDYDCEFRLLGKPIPALQSIDVMEKVIYMNTFTKSLASTIRISYMILPEHLLDRFYSKLGFYSCTVSNFEQYTLAKFIKNGYFEKHINRMRNFYRNQRDAILQCIKNSPLSSSVKIKEEDSGLHFLMHINTSLSDETIIHRAEQEGLRISCLSQYYHKDIPGAEHTLIINYSGIEPNKIQEAIDRLSKCIR, from the coding sequence ATGTTAACGTATTCTTTCGCATCTTTAGGGTCAGATAGTCTTTATCAACATTTATACAAATGCATAAAGAACGATATATTGCAGGGTGTTTTAGCTCCGGGAGGCAAAATACCGTCTAAGCGCAGTTTTGCAAAGAATCTGAACATAAGCACTATTACAATCGAGAATGCATATGCTCAGCTAATGGCTGAGGGATATATCTATTCCATTCCAAAGAAAGGATACTTTGTATCTGATATTACAAACTCAATTTCGCCAAAAGCAGAATTAAATTCGGAAAACATTATCGCTGCTGCAAATCAATCCGAGTATTTCGCAGATTTTTTGAGCAATAGAACAAATCATGCCAATTTCCCCTTTTCGATCTGGGCTAAAATAATGCGAGAAATAATTTCCGAAGAAAGTGAAGCTCTCATGACAAATCCGCCATGTGGGGGCATAATAGAATTAAGACAGGCAATTTCAGATTATTTGCATGAGTTTCGTGGAATGAATGTTTCTCCCAACCAAATAATAATCGGTGCCGGAACAGAATACTTATACGGACTGTTGATACAATTATTAGGACATGATAAAAAGTTTGGTGTTGAAGACCCCGGATACAAAAAAATTGCCCAGATTTATAGCAGCAATTCTGTTAAATGCCATTTTATACCTCTTGATGAAAACGGCATAAGTATTCCTGCTCTTGAAGAAAGTCTGGCAGATATTGTACATATATCACCATCACACCATTATCCAACAGGTATTATAACGCCAATCAGCAGGCGGTATGAATTATTGGGCTGGGCTTCAAAGTCAGAATCCCGTTATATTATTGAGGATGATTATGATTGTGAATTTCGCCTTCTTGGCAAACCGATTCCTGCGCTTCAAAGTATAGATGTTATGGAAAAGGTAATATACATGAATACATTTACCAAAAGCCTTGCATCAACCATACGAATAAGCTATATGATATTACCTGAACATTTATTGGATAGATTTTATTCAAAACTCGGTTTTTACTCATGTACTGTATCAAATTTCGAACAATATACCCTTGCAAAATTTATTAAGAATGGCTATTTTGAAAAGCACATAAACCGCATGAGAAACTTTTATCGTAATCAGCGAGATGCTATTTTGCAATGCATAAAAAATAGCCCTCTGTCTTCTTCTGTTAAAATTAAAGAAGAAGATTCTGGACTGCACTTTCTTATGCATATAAACACATCCCTATCCGACGAGACCATAATCCACAGAGCGGAACAAGAAGGCCTGCGTATTTCTTGTTTGTCGCAATACTATCACAAAGATATCCCAGGCGCTGAGCATACGCTGATAATAAATTACTCTGGAATAGAGCCAAATAAGATACAAGAAGCAATAGATCGTTTAAGCAAATGCATTAGGTGA
- the pdxS gene encoding pyridoxal 5'-phosphate synthase lyase subunit PdxS, which yields MEKRRYELNKELAQMLKGGVIMDVTTPEQAVIAEKAGACAVMALERIPADIRAAGGVSRMSDPKMIKGIQQAVSIPVMAKCRIGHFAEAQILEAIEIDYIDESEVLSPADDVYHIDKTKFKVPFVCGAKDLGEALRRINEGASMIRTKGEPGTGDIVQAVRHMRMMNRQIAKIVSMREDELFNEAKELQVPYELVLYVHENGRLPVVNFAAGGVATPADAALMMQLGAEGVFVGSGIFKSGDPAKRANAIVKAVTNYNDYKMLAELSEDLGEAMVGINEQEIELLMAERGK from the coding sequence ATGGAAAAAAGACGTTATGAGTTAAATAAAGAACTGGCACAGATGCTAAAAGGTGGAGTGATCATGGATGTCACTACTCCGGAGCAGGCTGTAATTGCAGAAAAAGCGGGCGCTTGTGCTGTAATGGCATTGGAAAGAATTCCGGCAGATATCAGAGCAGCCGGTGGGGTGTCAAGAATGAGTGATCCAAAGATGATTAAAGGAATTCAGCAGGCTGTATCAATTCCGGTTATGGCAAAATGTCGTATTGGTCATTTTGCGGAGGCTCAAATTCTTGAAGCAATAGAAATCGACTATATTGATGAAAGTGAAGTTTTATCACCTGCGGATGATGTGTATCATATAGATAAAACGAAGTTTAAAGTGCCTTTTGTATGTGGTGCGAAAGATTTGGGAGAAGCATTAAGACGTATTAATGAAGGGGCTTCCATGATTAGAACAAAAGGAGAACCTGGAACAGGAGATATAGTTCAGGCGGTGCGTCATATGAGAATGATGAATCGTCAGATTGCTAAAATTGTCTCAATGAGAGAAGACGAGCTCTTTAATGAAGCAAAAGAATTGCAAGTGCCATATGAATTAGTTTTGTATGTTCATGAAAATGGAAGACTTCCGGTTGTAAATTTTGCAGCAGGAGGAGTTGCAACGCCGGCAGATGCAGCACTAATGATGCAGTTGGGTGCAGAAGGAGTTTTTGTAGGGTCTGGCATTTTTAAATCTGGTGATCCTGCAAAAAGAGCTAATGCCATTGTGAAAGCGGTAACTAATTATAATGATTACAAAATGCTGGCAGAACTTTCAGAGGACTTAGGCGAAGCTATGGTAGGGATCAATGAACAGGAGATTGAGCTTCTTATGGCTGAAAGGGGCAAATAG
- the pdxT gene encoding pyridoxal 5'-phosphate synthase glutaminase subunit PdxT produces the protein MKIAVLAVQGAFIEHINMLNNMGIECIELRKKSDLGASFDGLILPGGESTVQGKLLRELDMFNGIKERIKNGMSVLGTCAGLILLAEKLSNDEQTHFQTLPVSVKRNAYGRQLGSFYTEEEVKGVGKVPMKFIRAPYVEAVSAEVEILSKVKENIVAVKYKNQIGLAFHPELCDDKRIHKLFADMV, from the coding sequence ATGAAAATAGCAGTATTGGCAGTTCAGGGAGCGTTCATTGAGCATATAAATATGTTGAATAATATGGGAATAGAATGTATTGAACTTCGCAAAAAGTCAGATTTAGGAGCTAGCTTTGATGGATTAATTCTTCCTGGCGGGGAAAGTACGGTACAGGGCAAGCTATTAAGAGAATTGGATATGTTTAATGGCATTAAGGAACGAATAAAAAACGGAATGTCTGTATTAGGAACATGTGCAGGTCTGATTCTTTTAGCGGAAAAGCTAAGTAACGATGAACAAACCCATTTTCAGACTTTACCGGTAAGTGTAAAGAGGAATGCATATGGAAGGCAATTAGGGAGCTTTTACACTGAAGAAGAGGTTAAAGGAGTGGGGAAGGTTCCTATGAAATTTATCAGGGCTCCATATGTTGAAGCTGTATCTGCTGAAGTTGAAATATTGTCAAAGGTGAAAGAAAACATTGTAGCCGTAAAATATAAGAATCAGATAGGTTTGGCATTTCATCCTGAATTGTGTGACGATAAAAGGATACATAAATTATTTGCTGATATGGTTTAA
- a CDS encoding RrF2 family transcriptional regulator, which yields MKFSTKGRYGLRAMVDLAVHAKGEHVALCSIAERQGISMNYLEQVFSVLRKSGLVKSVKGAQGGYILSESPADIKVGRILRVLEGPLSVIDEDAENSTENESRIQSCIRMCVWDKMNESLNDLADSLTLEDLVDNYWKMNGIEDTMYYI from the coding sequence ATGAAATTCTCGACTAAGGGAAGATATGGACTCAGAGCAATGGTTGACCTTGCAGTGCATGCAAAAGGAGAGCACGTTGCACTATGCAGTATTGCAGAAAGGCAAGGGATTTCAATGAATTATCTGGAACAGGTCTTTTCTGTATTGAGAAAATCAGGGCTGGTTAAAAGTGTTAAGGGTGCGCAGGGAGGATATATATTGTCGGAGTCTCCGGCAGATATAAAGGTTGGACGGATTTTAAGAGTTCTCGAAGGTCCCCTTTCTGTTATTGATGAGGATGCAGAAAATTCCACGGAAAATGAATCGAGAATACAGAGTTGTATTAGGATGTGTGTATGGGATAAGATGAATGAATCTTTGAACGATTTGGCGGATTCTCTCACATTGGAGGATCTTGTAGATAACTACTGGAAAATGAATGGAATTGAAGATACAATGTATTACATTTAA
- the cysK gene encoding cysteine synthase A, with product MSKIAKNLIELIGNTPLLELNNYNKENSLEAKVIAKLEYFNPASSVKDRIGYAMIKDAEDKGLINKDTVIIEPTSGNTGIALAFVAAARGYKLIITLPDTFSVERRNLLKALGAELVLTPGAEGMAGAIKKAEELASQTPNSYIPQQFKNPANPEIHRRTTAEEIWRDTDGTVDIFVAGVGTGGTITGVGEVIKQRKPELKVVAVEPFDSPVLSGGKKGSHKLQGLGAGFVPDVLNLKIVDEILKVKNEDAFETARKLASTEGLLVGISSGAAVFAATQIAQRPENKGKNIVVILPDTGERYLSTQLFLD from the coding sequence ATGTCCAAAATTGCAAAAAATCTCATTGAACTTATTGGTAATACGCCATTATTGGAATTAAATAATTATAACAAGGAAAATAGTCTTGAAGCAAAGGTAATAGCAAAGCTTGAATACTTTAATCCAGCATCGAGTGTTAAAGATAGAATTGGTTATGCAATGATAAAAGACGCTGAAGATAAGGGCTTAATCAACAAAGATACGGTTATAATTGAGCCTACTAGTGGAAACACAGGAATTGCACTTGCATTTGTTGCGGCTGCAAGAGGCTACAAACTTATTATTACTCTTCCTGATACTTTTAGTGTTGAAAGAAGAAATCTGCTAAAGGCATTGGGTGCAGAACTGGTACTTACCCCGGGTGCTGAAGGCATGGCAGGGGCAATCAAAAAGGCTGAAGAATTAGCCTCACAGACTCCAAATTCTTATATACCTCAACAGTTTAAAAATCCTGCAAACCCTGAAATTCACAGAAGGACAACAGCTGAAGAGATATGGAGAGATACCGATGGAACTGTGGATATTTTCGTAGCAGGTGTTGGAACAGGTGGTACGATAACAGGTGTAGGAGAAGTTATAAAACAGAGAAAGCCTGAATTAAAAGTGGTTGCAGTAGAGCCTTTTGATTCTCCGGTTTTGTCAGGCGGGAAAAAGGGTTCTCATAAGCTACAGGGCTTAGGGGCAGGGTTTGTACCGGATGTTCTAAATTTAAAGATTGTAGATGAAATACTTAAAGTAAAAAATGAAGATGCTTTTGAAACAGCAAGAAAGCTAGCCAGCACAGAAGGACTTCTGGTTGGAATATCATCTGGAGCTGCGGTGTTTGCAGCTACACAAATTGCACAGAGGCCAGAAAACAAAGGTAAAAACATAGTTGTTATACTTCCTGATACTGGAGAAAGGTATCTTTCGACACAGCTTTTTCTGGATTGA
- the larE gene encoding ATP-dependent sacrificial sulfur transferase LarE, with translation MDASAKLEKLKKHIESLGSAVVAFSGGVDSSFLLKVAFDVLGNNVLAVTAKSATFPEREYNEAVEFINKYGIRHLTIASEELELEGFAQNSTNRCYICKHELFSKINDIAKKENLKYVFEGSNHDDLSDFRPGLKAVEELLVVSPLREAELTKDDIRFLSKEMGLSTWDKPSFACLSSRFPYGQTITREKLQMVDKAEQFLIDLGFRQVRVRHHGELARIELSPNEIEQVFRKNLANNIYAYFKELGFTYTSLDLKGYRTGSMNETL, from the coding sequence ATGGATGCATCTGCCAAGCTTGAAAAGCTAAAAAAACATATAGAATCATTAGGAAGTGCTGTTGTTGCATTTTCAGGAGGAGTAGATTCATCCTTCCTTTTAAAAGTAGCTTTTGATGTTTTAGGAAATAATGTCCTTGCTGTAACTGCAAAATCAGCAACTTTCCCAGAAAGAGAATACAATGAAGCAGTTGAATTCATCAATAAATACGGTATAAGGCATTTGACAATTGCTTCAGAAGAGCTTGAATTAGAAGGCTTTGCACAAAACTCTACAAACAGATGTTATATATGCAAGCATGAACTTTTCAGCAAGATAAATGACATTGCCAAAAAGGAAAATTTAAAATATGTATTCGAAGGTTCAAATCATGATGATTTAAGTGATTTCAGACCAGGATTGAAGGCGGTTGAAGAGCTTTTGGTAGTAAGCCCTTTAAGGGAAGCAGAGCTTACAAAGGATGATATAAGATTCTTATCCAAGGAAATGGGTCTTAGCACTTGGGACAAACCATCCTTTGCATGTCTTTCTTCAAGATTTCCATATGGACAGACTATAACAAGAGAAAAGCTTCAAATGGTTGACAAAGCTGAACAGTTCCTAATTGATTTAGGATTTAGACAGGTTCGGGTAAGACATCATGGAGAACTGGCTAGAATTGAGTTGTCTCCCAACGAAATTGAGCAAGTATTTCGGAAGAATTTAGCTAATAATATCTATGCTTATTTCAAAGAACTTGGATTTACCTACACTTCTTTGGATTTGAAGGGTTATAGAACCGGAAGTATGAATGAAACTCTTTAG
- a CDS encoding homocysteine synthase → MSKREFKFDTLQVHAGQKPDPATNSRAVPIYQTTSYVFDNTEHAANLFALKESGNIYTRMMNPTNDVFEQRIAALEGGKAALAVASGSAAITYSILNIAGTGDEIVSASTLYGGTYNLFAITLPKLGIKTTFVNPDDPENFRKAINEKTKALYIETIGNPGINLVDIEAVAKIAHANGIPLIVDNTFGTPYLIKPIEFGADIVVHSATKFIGGHGTSIGGVIIDSGNFDWAGSGKFPGLTEPDPSYHGVKYVEAAGAVAFVTKARVQLLRDTGASISPFNSFLLIQGLETLSLRVERHVYNAKKIADFLANHPLVSWVNYPSLKGNKYYDLAQKYFPKGTGSIFTFGIKGGVEAGKKFIENLEIFSLLANVADAKSLVIHPASTTHAQLSESDQKAAGVTPDMIRLSIGIEDVDDLIYDLDQALKKSIGG, encoded by the coding sequence ATGAGTAAAAGAGAGTTTAAATTTGATACACTTCAGGTACATGCTGGACAAAAACCAGATCCTGCAACAAATTCGAGAGCTGTTCCAATTTACCAGACTACTTCTTATGTTTTTGACAATACAGAACATGCAGCAAATTTATTCGCATTAAAGGAATCTGGAAACATTTATACAAGAATGATGAACCCTACAAATGATGTATTTGAACAACGCATAGCTGCATTAGAAGGCGGAAAAGCTGCTTTGGCAGTCGCTTCAGGATCTGCTGCCATAACCTATTCAATTCTGAACATTGCCGGCACAGGTGACGAAATAGTCTCTGCAAGCACCCTATATGGCGGTACATACAATCTATTTGCAATTACATTGCCAAAGTTGGGCATTAAAACTACGTTTGTAAATCCTGATGATCCTGAAAACTTTAGAAAAGCAATTAACGAGAAAACAAAAGCTTTATACATCGAAACCATCGGAAACCCTGGAATAAATCTAGTGGATATTGAAGCTGTAGCAAAAATTGCTCATGCCAATGGTATACCTCTTATAGTTGATAATACTTTTGGAACTCCTTATTTGATAAAACCTATTGAATTCGGAGCTGATATAGTTGTTCATTCAGCTACAAAGTTTATCGGAGGACACGGAACATCAATAGGCGGAGTAATTATTGATTCCGGTAACTTTGATTGGGCTGGAAGCGGAAAATTCCCGGGACTTACAGAGCCTGATCCAAGCTACCACGGTGTAAAATATGTTGAAGCTGCAGGTGCTGTTGCCTTTGTTACAAAAGCCAGGGTACAGCTTTTAAGAGATACTGGAGCTTCCATTAGCCCATTTAACTCATTTTTATTGATACAAGGTCTTGAAACACTGTCCCTAAGGGTTGAAAGGCATGTATACAATGCAAAGAAAATTGCAGATTTCCTGGCAAATCATCCTCTTGTATCCTGGGTGAATTACCCCAGCTTAAAAGGAAACAAATACTATGACCTTGCACAAAAATACTTCCCTAAAGGTACAGGTTCCATATTTACCTTTGGTATAAAAGGCGGAGTTGAAGCAGGAAAGAAATTCATTGAAAATCTTGAGATATTCTCTCTCCTGGCTAATGTTGCAGACGCAAAATCCCTTGTAATTCATCCTGCCAGCACAACTCATGCACAACTTTCAGAAAGCGATCAAAAGGCTGCTGGTGTGACTCCTGATATGATTAGACTTTCAATCGGAATAGAAGATGTAGATGATTTGATATATGATTTAGACCAGGCATTGAAGAAATCAATAGGGGGTTAA
- a CDS encoding pyridoxamine 5'-phosphate oxidase family protein has protein sequence MSEVVKFLSDAGTFYVATVDGDKPKVRPFGIAIEHESKIYFVTGNQKEVYKQLQINPNFEVSATSKDGRWIRLKGKAVFENNIEVKKKAFEILPVLASLYNTPENPIFEVFYISKGEASIYSFTDAPKTLEV, from the coding sequence ATGAGTGAGGTAGTTAAATTTCTTTCAGATGCAGGGACATTTTATGTTGCAACGGTTGACGGCGATAAGCCAAAGGTTAGGCCATTCGGGATAGCGATTGAACATGAAAGCAAAATTTATTTTGTAACAGGCAATCAAAAGGAGGTTTACAAGCAGCTTCAGATAAATCCAAACTTCGAAGTTAGTGCAACATCGAAAGACGGAAGATGGATAAGACTTAAAGGCAAAGCCGTATTTGAAAATAATATTGAAGTTAAGAAAAAAGCTTTTGAAATTTTACCGGTGCTTGCAAGTTTGTACAATACACCAGAAAATCCGATATTTGAGGTGTTCTACATATCAAAAGGGGAAGCTTCAATATACTCATTCACTGACGCACCAAAAACATTAGAGGTATAA